From Haloglomus litoreum, the proteins below share one genomic window:
- a CDS encoding type II secretion system F family protein, with the protein MATRTDDEPRGRRADGPGPFAVVQTLDRAVYAVFAGRADRSRHDRDRKRYRAADLRVGFDRYLARAYALSWLVGLWVAGLVAVGGLAVPADLLATLASVAHEGLPLIERLSVPDLPRPAVALALGLLAGVLAKRGTVRFAGTYLRWVASARQAAIERTLPGAVRYLRALATGSDDGRTLLRQVAEADAYGETSAAFRRVLNRAALTGSLDEGLRRVARDTPSRETLAPFLLKFREHADQGADALSQYLEMESRMLSHQQARARQRAEDFLELVAELFVVLLVLPALLVVVVTVLAVLAPGLSVPMQTPLGTTTPRALLAYGSAGFVLLVGAGATALVASLQPPSASPPSHERPGGLGTLLTALRTPASAAVVFLVPAVGVLGAALSLGYPLPRACLLAYVAYGLPVGLVAVRRARLDDAKDREIQDFVHAVAGRVTLGRPFADAVAAVARETDLGALSDDVDDLAYRLDLAEAPVAPGDGSDDAAAGGTAADSRTAALDAFVDSVGTPLAAQTIGLVTGALELGGDPEAAFETLQTEVGRLRHERKSLRSSMMVYVAVGWTTALLVVGIILAVHGHVLDGFAQLSAVQDAGGSAAATALDPDAVDRARSGRRFYWVAQATMLACGWFAGTAARGRYEALLHSAALALVCHVAFAAAGVV; encoded by the coding sequence ATGGCGACCCGGACTGACGACGAGCCCCGGGGCCGCCGGGCGGACGGGCCGGGTCCGTTCGCGGTCGTCCAGACGCTCGACCGCGCGGTGTACGCGGTGTTCGCCGGTCGTGCGGACCGGTCGCGTCACGACCGCGACCGGAAGCGCTACCGTGCGGCCGACCTCCGGGTCGGGTTCGACCGGTACCTCGCCCGGGCGTACGCGCTGTCGTGGCTCGTCGGGCTGTGGGTCGCCGGGCTGGTGGCGGTGGGCGGGCTCGCGGTGCCCGCAGACCTGCTCGCCACGCTCGCGTCGGTCGCACACGAGGGGCTCCCGCTGATCGAGCGGCTCTCCGTCCCGGACCTGCCGCGGCCGGCCGTCGCGCTCGCGCTTGGTCTGCTCGCCGGGGTGCTCGCGAAGCGCGGGACCGTCCGGTTCGCCGGCACGTACCTCCGGTGGGTCGCGAGCGCGCGGCAGGCCGCCATCGAGCGCACCCTGCCCGGGGCGGTCCGGTACCTCCGCGCGCTCGCGACGGGCAGCGACGACGGCCGGACGCTGCTCCGGCAGGTCGCCGAGGCCGACGCCTACGGGGAGACGAGTGCGGCGTTCCGGCGCGTGCTCAACCGCGCGGCCCTCACGGGGAGTCTCGACGAGGGGCTCCGCCGGGTCGCCCGGGACACGCCCTCGCGCGAGACGCTGGCGCCGTTCCTGCTCAAGTTCCGCGAACACGCCGACCAGGGCGCCGACGCCCTCTCGCAGTACCTCGAGATGGAGTCGCGGATGCTGAGCCACCAGCAGGCCCGCGCCCGCCAGCGCGCCGAGGACTTCCTCGAACTCGTCGCCGAGCTGTTCGTCGTCCTGCTGGTCCTGCCGGCGCTGCTCGTGGTCGTCGTCACCGTGCTGGCGGTGCTGGCGCCCGGCCTCTCCGTGCCGATGCAGACCCCGCTCGGCACGACCACGCCCCGGGCGCTGCTGGCCTACGGGAGCGCCGGGTTCGTCCTCCTCGTCGGCGCGGGGGCGACGGCGCTCGTCGCGTCGCTCCAGCCCCCCAGCGCGTCGCCGCCGAGCCACGAGCGTCCGGGTGGGCTGGGGACGCTCCTGACGGCGCTGCGTACGCCGGCGAGCGCGGCGGTCGTGTTCCTCGTGCCCGCCGTCGGCGTCCTGGGGGCGGCGCTCTCGCTGGGCTACCCGCTCCCGCGGGCGTGTCTCCTCGCGTACGTCGCGTACGGGCTCCCCGTGGGACTGGTCGCGGTCAGGCGGGCACGGCTCGACGACGCGAAGGACCGCGAGATCCAGGACTTCGTCCACGCGGTCGCCGGACGGGTCACGCTGGGCCGGCCGTTCGCCGACGCGGTGGCGGCGGTCGCCCGCGAGACCGACCTGGGCGCGCTGAGCGACGACGTCGACGACCTCGCCTATCGACTCGACCTGGCCGAGGCGCCCGTCGCGCCCGGCGACGGATCCGATGACGCGGCGGCGGGCGGGACGGCGGCCGACAGCCGGACCGCCGCGCTCGACGCCTTCGTCGACAGCGTGGGGACGCCGCTCGCGGCCCAGACCATCGGCCTCGTGACGGGCGCGCTGGAACTCGGTGGCGACCCGGAAGCGGCGTTCGAGACGCTACAGACGGAGGTCGGTCGGCTCCGGCACGAACGGAAGTCACTTCGGAGCAGCATGATGGTGTACGTGGCGGTCGGCTGGACGACCGCGTTGCTCGTCGTCGGCATCATCCTCGCGGTCCACGGCCACGTCCTCGACGGGTTCGCCCAGCTCTCGGCGGTCCAGGACGCCGGCGGGAGCGCCGCGGCCACGGCGCTGGACCCGGACGCGGTCGACCGGGCCCGGTCGGGTCGCCGGTTCTACTGGGTCGCACAGGCGACGATGCTGGCCTGTGGCTGGTTCGCCGGCACCGCCGCCCGCGGCCGGTACGAGGCGCTGCTCCACTCGGCGGCGCTCGCGCTCGTCTGTCACGTCGCCTTCGCGGCGGCGGGGGTGGTCTGA
- a CDS encoding TAXI family TRAP transporter solute-binding subunit, whose product MREKLSYDVDRRSFLRRTAGAAGAAGLTSIAGCFGDTGGDGGDGGGGDGGDGGDGGSAPGADGEMVMKTASETTAAYSMSQVIASAVSQNSDEVTVNARPSQGTNRNVAEVTQGKTEIAYVQNWTAAKIRNGEEPFGDLDYQPMQVFHLYDLAWFMASANDGWTSVSDIGAGSAISPTPRGSGTAEMLEYALGFAVDDYERVSIGYSDQASAMSEGRLDAGAATYVNLAIEPGWLQQMKSTVDLRVLDFPDEVVSELEDDPAIVVSDIDMSDFEDYGYTPDTLSTPTLAYNFIVREDHDYDTLYNFLSTLWEQREGLQEETGLLAPLAEGDAWVKNSYADFPFHPAAADFYEEQGLWSDEFVRGEE is encoded by the coding sequence ATGAGAGAGAAACTATCATACGACGTGGACAGACGCTCGTTCCTGCGACGCACCGCCGGTGCGGCCGGCGCGGCCGGCCTCACATCCATCGCCGGGTGTTTCGGTGACACCGGTGGCGACGGCGGCGATGGCGGCGGCGGCGACGGCGGTGACGGCGGCGACGGCGGCAGCGCGCCGGGCGCCGACGGCGAGATGGTCATGAAGACGGCCTCCGAGACGACGGCGGCCTACTCGATGAGCCAGGTCATCGCCTCGGCGGTGAGCCAGAACTCCGACGAGGTGACGGTCAACGCCCGGCCGAGCCAGGGGACGAACCGGAACGTCGCGGAGGTCACCCAGGGCAAGACCGAGATCGCGTACGTCCAGAACTGGACGGCCGCGAAGATCCGCAACGGCGAGGAGCCGTTCGGCGACCTCGACTACCAGCCCATGCAGGTGTTCCACCTGTACGACCTGGCGTGGTTCATGGCGTCGGCCAACGACGGCTGGACGAGCGTGAGCGACATCGGCGCCGGCAGCGCCATCTCGCCGACGCCGCGCGGGTCGGGGACGGCGGAGATGCTCGAGTACGCGCTCGGGTTCGCCGTCGACGACTACGAGCGCGTCAGTATCGGCTACAGCGACCAGGCCAGCGCGATGAGCGAGGGGCGCCTCGACGCGGGCGCGGCGACCTACGTCAACCTCGCCATCGAGCCGGGCTGGCTCCAGCAGATGAAGAGCACGGTCGACCTGCGGGTGCTTGACTTCCCCGACGAGGTCGTCAGCGAGCTGGAGGACGATCCGGCCATCGTCGTCTCCGACATCGACATGAGCGACTTCGAGGACTACGGCTACACGCCGGACACCCTCAGCACGCCGACGCTGGCGTACAACTTCATCGTCCGCGAGGACCACGACTACGACACCCTCTACAACTTCCTGTCGACGCTGTGGGAGCAGCGCGAGGGGCTGCAGGAGGAGACGGGGCTGCTCGCGCCGCTGGCGGAGGGTGACGCCTGGGTGAAGAACTCGTACGCCGACTTCCCCTTCCACCCCGCGGCCGCCGACTTCTACGAGGAGCAGGGCCTCTGGTCCGACGAGTTCGTCCGCGGAGAGGAGTAA
- a CDS encoding TRAP transporter permease: MPETTDTQSTSPAALLAAFRDRSPRERLLLPVVSLLAVALTAYTIYFAWDRPFTQIIHGIVFMHIGLALYYLDLAYRRVADGGSIVEGPVVGRLGERVQRLYGTVDTVVCLVLAVVSAYSGYFFVTQYDRLTGDAILLGYANFDLYMGLVVVGLAIDATRRAYGWSIALVALSAIGYALYGSVFPGFLQHTGLATSDVALYGATQIERSGAYGFITQAGAKYVAIFIMFAGLARAYGILDIVLDLSERMGKRLRSGIVHVAVISSMAMGSITGSAAANAATTGSFTIPMMQRQGVREDFTAAIESVASSGGQIMPPVMGVAAFLMADFIGVPYVRIIQAGFLPALLFYFSVGVAVQFVVLKHGWTSDRGEDTAGMAGVLFGRDALVKVAYIALAIGSFLAARQGIGLSLLVSGGVALVALLVVRYVQGAVATSAREGTLELGRAIEWFFHGTYFLIPMAVLVYALAVMQLSALPTGLYTVLTLIAVMYVRDLGLLVLSWTSVGESVDREWIAERDGASQVGATVVGTTVKTLRGFQKGALDMAPLVGVLAAMGVIIKMLTQTGLSGKISLRMVALAGGVLLVALLLAMITSILFGLGMPTPAAYVLVAALLTSPLMELGVPQITAHLFVFYFAMLSAITPPVAVGVAVASRIADAGFLISAKQALRIGAAGFLIPFALVTNNSLVTWTLTGTPVAAACVLVGVVALTAVTIGYDGRHVLGIPHRAVYLLLSLGALFGPALGGTIGGSTAMALQVGTAALALAGLGLAQLDRLPTAVTPVRD; encoded by the coding sequence ATGCCCGAGACCACCGACACCCAGTCGACATCGCCGGCCGCGCTCCTCGCGGCGTTCAGGGACCGCTCGCCCCGGGAGCGGCTGCTGCTGCCGGTCGTATCGCTCCTCGCCGTCGCGCTGACCGCCTACACCATCTACTTCGCGTGGGACCGGCCGTTCACGCAGATCATCCACGGCATCGTGTTCATGCACATCGGCCTCGCGCTGTACTACCTGGATCTCGCCTACCGGCGGGTCGCCGACGGTGGGTCCATCGTGGAGGGACCGGTCGTCGGGCGCCTGGGTGAACGCGTCCAGCGCCTGTACGGCACCGTCGACACGGTCGTCTGTCTGGTGCTGGCCGTCGTCTCGGCGTACTCGGGCTACTTCTTCGTCACGCAGTACGACCGCCTGACCGGCGACGCCATCCTGCTGGGCTACGCGAACTTCGACCTGTACATGGGGCTGGTCGTCGTCGGCCTCGCCATCGACGCGACCCGGCGGGCCTACGGCTGGTCCATCGCGCTCGTCGCGCTGAGCGCCATCGGCTACGCGCTGTACGGCTCCGTCTTCCCGGGCTTCCTGCAGCACACCGGCCTCGCCACCAGCGACGTGGCGCTGTACGGCGCGACCCAGATCGAGCGCTCGGGGGCGTACGGCTTCATCACGCAGGCCGGCGCGAAGTACGTCGCCATCTTCATCATGTTCGCCGGGCTCGCGCGGGCCTACGGCATCCTCGACATCGTGCTGGATCTGAGCGAGCGGATGGGCAAGCGCCTCCGCAGCGGCATCGTCCACGTCGCCGTCATCTCCTCGATGGCGATGGGCTCGATCACGGGGAGCGCGGCCGCCAACGCCGCGACGACTGGCAGCTTCACCATCCCGATGATGCAGCGCCAGGGCGTCCGCGAGGACTTCACCGCCGCCATCGAGAGCGTCGCCTCCAGCGGCGGCCAGATCATGCCGCCGGTCATGGGCGTGGCCGCCTTCCTGATGGCCGACTTCATCGGGGTGCCGTACGTCCGCATCATCCAGGCCGGGTTCCTGCCGGCGCTGCTGTTCTACTTCAGCGTCGGCGTCGCCGTCCAGTTCGTCGTCCTCAAGCACGGCTGGACGAGCGACCGCGGCGAGGACACGGCCGGGATGGCCGGCGTCCTGTTCGGCCGGGACGCGCTCGTGAAGGTCGCGTACATCGCGCTGGCCATCGGGAGCTTCCTGGCCGCACGGCAGGGCATCGGCCTCTCGCTGCTCGTCTCCGGCGGGGTGGCGCTCGTCGCGCTGCTGGTCGTCCGGTACGTCCAGGGCGCGGTCGCCACCTCCGCCCGGGAGGGCACGCTCGAACTCGGGCGGGCCATCGAGTGGTTCTTCCACGGGACCTACTTCCTCATCCCGATGGCCGTCCTCGTCTACGCGCTCGCGGTCATGCAGCTGTCGGCGCTCCCGACCGGGCTGTACACGGTGCTGACGCTCATCGCCGTCATGTACGTCCGGGACCTGGGGCTGCTGGTGCTGTCGTGGACGTCGGTCGGGGAATCGGTCGACCGGGAGTGGATCGCCGAGCGCGACGGTGCGAGCCAGGTGGGCGCGACCGTCGTCGGGACGACGGTGAAGACGCTGCGCGGCTTCCAGAAGGGGGCGCTCGACATGGCGCCCCTGGTCGGCGTGCTGGCCGCGATGGGCGTCATCATCAAGATGCTGACCCAGACGGGGCTCTCCGGGAAGATCAGCCTCCGGATGGTCGCGCTGGCGGGCGGCGTACTGCTCGTCGCCCTGCTGCTGGCGATGATCACCAGCATCCTGTTCGGGCTGGGCATGCCGACGCCCGCCGCGTACGTCCTGGTGGCGGCGCTGCTGACGAGCCCGCTGATGGAGCTGGGCGTCCCGCAGATCACGGCCCACCTGTTCGTGTTCTACTTCGCGATGCTGTCGGCCATCACGCCGCCCGTCGCGGTCGGCGTGGCCGTGGCCTCGCGCATCGCCGACGCCGGCTTCCTCATCTCCGCGAAGCAGGCGCTCCGTATCGGCGCCGCCGGCTTCCTCATCCCGTTCGCGCTGGTCACCAACAACAGCCTGGTGACGTGGACGCTGACCGGGACGCCGGTCGCGGCGGCCTGCGTCCTCGTCGGCGTCGTCGCGCTGACGGCCGTCACCATCGGCTACGACGGCCGCCACGTGCTGGGAATCCCGCACCGCGCGGTCTACCTCCTGCTCTCGCTGGGCGCGCTGTTCGGCCCGGCACTCGGCGGGACCATCGGCGGGAGCACCGCCATGGCGCTCCAGGTCGGGACCGCGGCCCTCGCGCTCGCCGGCCTGGGGCTGGCCCAGCTGGACCGCCTCCCGACGGCCGTCACGCCGGTCCGGGACTGA
- a CDS encoding thiamine pyrophosphate-binding protein, translated as MVADYTGADLFVDACERYGVEHLFGNPGTTELPVMDALSRSDLAYVLGLHEDIAVGMAAGYASTRRYHSHHDPSVLPVGVVNLHITPGLAHGLGNTYGAEFAGAPLVITAGNHERDFRHEEPLLHGDLLELVDQFTKWSDEVLSVDALPTMLRRAFRVALTPPTGPVFLGLPVDVMREATSPDAIEPLGPVPNGGGGDPAQLARAADLLVDADEPVLVVGDEIARSGTDAVEQAVAFAEAAGARVHAEILGCEVNVPTDHPQWVSHLPPSERLVREAMDTDTVVLAGCSTHTTVSRHEGDLIDPETTCIHISNDAWELGKNQPADAAVLGDPGLVLGALADRLDDRLDEATREERLAAVRAFDDAFGARLWATSEDETPPGDTRASKADLVDAIGAVAPDAFIVDEGITSKYPLLIRSSLAPEGLLSNKGGGLGYGLPASVGAALAESLREEPRDVLGFIGDGSYLYYPQAVYSAARYDLDLTVVVADNRNYRILKDNTQAMFGGTDADHDYVGMDFEPPVDLVASAEAHGAAAERAETPDEIAPALERALDTDGPSVIDVLVHD; from the coding sequence GTGGTAGCCGACTACACCGGCGCCGACCTGTTCGTCGACGCCTGCGAGCGGTACGGCGTCGAGCACCTGTTCGGCAACCCCGGGACGACCGAACTTCCGGTGATGGACGCGCTCTCCCGGAGCGACCTGGCGTACGTCCTCGGCCTGCACGAGGACATCGCGGTCGGGATGGCCGCGGGCTACGCGAGCACGCGACGCTACCACAGCCATCACGACCCGTCGGTACTGCCGGTCGGCGTCGTCAACCTCCACATCACGCCGGGACTCGCGCACGGCCTCGGCAACACGTACGGCGCCGAGTTCGCGGGCGCGCCGCTGGTCATCACGGCCGGCAACCACGAGCGGGACTTCCGCCACGAGGAGCCGCTGCTGCACGGCGACCTCCTCGAACTGGTCGACCAGTTCACGAAGTGGTCCGACGAGGTGCTGTCGGTCGACGCGCTCCCGACGATGCTCCGGCGGGCGTTCCGTGTCGCGCTGACGCCGCCGACCGGCCCCGTCTTCCTCGGGCTCCCGGTCGACGTGATGCGCGAGGCGACCAGCCCGGACGCCATCGAGCCGCTCGGGCCCGTCCCGAACGGCGGGGGCGGCGACCCCGCCCAGCTCGCCCGGGCGGCCGACCTCCTGGTCGACGCCGACGAGCCGGTCCTCGTGGTGGGCGACGAGATCGCCCGCTCGGGAACGGACGCCGTCGAGCAGGCGGTCGCCTTCGCGGAGGCCGCCGGCGCACGGGTCCACGCCGAGATCCTGGGCTGTGAGGTGAACGTCCCGACCGACCACCCGCAGTGGGTGTCACACCTCCCGCCGAGCGAGCGCCTCGTCCGGGAGGCGATGGACACCGACACGGTCGTCCTCGCCGGCTGCTCGACCCACACGACGGTTTCGCGCCACGAGGGCGACCTCATCGACCCGGAGACGACCTGCATCCACATCTCGAACGACGCCTGGGAGCTCGGCAAGAACCAGCCCGCCGACGCGGCCGTCCTCGGCGACCCCGGCCTCGTGCTGGGGGCGCTGGCCGACCGGCTCGACGACCGGCTCGACGAGGCGACCCGGGAGGAGCGACTCGCGGCCGTCCGGGCGTTCGACGACGCGTTCGGCGCCCGCCTGTGGGCCACGAGCGAGGACGAGACGCCGCCCGGAGACACCCGGGCGTCGAAGGCCGACCTGGTCGACGCCATCGGCGCGGTCGCGCCGGACGCGTTCATCGTCGACGAGGGCATCACCTCGAAGTACCCGCTGCTCATCCGGTCGTCGCTGGCCCCCGAGGGCCTGCTCTCGAACAAGGGCGGCGGCCTCGGCTACGGGCTCCCGGCCTCGGTCGGGGCGGCGCTGGCCGAGTCGTTGCGCGAGGAACCCCGCGACGTGCTCGGGTTCATCGGCGACGGGTCGTACCTCTACTACCCGCAGGCGGTGTACTCGGCCGCGCGATACGACCTCGACCTGACGGTCGTGGTCGCGGACAACCGGAACTACCGCATCCTGAAGGACAACACGCAGGCGATGTTCGGCGGCACGGACGCCGACCACGACTACGTCGGGATGGACTTCGAGCCCCCGGTCGACCTCGTGGCGAGTGCCGAGGCCCACGGCGCCGCGGCCGAGCGGGCCGAGACGCCCGACGAGATCGCCCCCGCGCTGGAACGGGCCCTCGACACCGACGGCCCGAGCGTGATCGACGTGCTCGTCCACGACTGA
- a CDS encoding long-chain-fatty-acid--CoA ligase, translating into MTNLVTEVAATVESTPDATAIAYHGTEQSYAEFWERTGRFAAALDERGVGADDRVGIYLPNLPQFVTAFYGTLRAGAIVVPMNPQYKAREISHLLADSGAKAVVTLAENADAVAEVQADTDVETVVSVGDGADGATAGAVGFESFLADDTLPVVKRGDDDIAVQPYTSGTTGTPKGVLLSHHNLASNSMANATVMDPDLGPDDELVGTLPLFHIYGMSGVMNAAMFQGATYVPVTEWDPQAVFDLIEERGITVMFGVPAMFNDMINQPDAADRDLSSLRFANSGGSSLPMEVLETFEELFGVDLYEGYGLTETSPVTHANRPGARRKGSIGQPIDAVDAMIVDQEFEEMPRVERGPVDEDAADLDEVVGELVVAGPNVMQGYYGLPEANEDAFTEADGRRWFHTGDLGYWDEDDFFYVVDRKKHMIVTAGYNVYPREVEELLYEHDAVADAAVVGVEDERRGQTIKALIVPAAGYEPAEDVTEAEIKQYCLDTLAEYKHPRLVEFREELPRTETGKVQKYELRADD; encoded by the coding sequence ATGACGAACCTCGTTACCGAAGTCGCAGCCACCGTCGAATCGACCCCCGACGCGACCGCCATCGCGTACCACGGGACCGAACAGTCCTACGCCGAGTTCTGGGAGCGGACCGGCCGGTTCGCCGCCGCCCTCGACGAGCGCGGCGTCGGCGCCGACGACCGCGTCGGCATCTACCTCCCGAACCTCCCGCAGTTCGTGACCGCGTTCTACGGGACGCTCCGGGCCGGCGCCATCGTCGTCCCGATGAACCCGCAGTACAAGGCCCGCGAGATCAGCCACCTGCTGGCCGACAGCGGCGCGAAGGCCGTCGTCACGCTGGCCGAGAACGCCGACGCCGTCGCCGAGGTGCAGGCCGACACCGACGTCGAGACCGTCGTCAGCGTCGGGGACGGAGCGGACGGGGCGACGGCCGGCGCCGTCGGCTTCGAGTCGTTCCTGGCCGACGACACGTTGCCCGTCGTCAAGCGCGGCGACGACGACATCGCGGTCCAGCCGTACACCTCCGGCACGACGGGGACGCCGAAGGGCGTGCTGCTGAGCCACCACAACCTCGCGTCGAACTCGATGGCGAACGCGACGGTGATGGACCCCGACCTCGGCCCCGACGACGAACTCGTCGGGACGCTGCCGCTGTTCCACATCTACGGCATGTCCGGCGTGATGAACGCCGCCATGTTCCAGGGCGCGACCTACGTCCCCGTCACCGAGTGGGACCCGCAGGCCGTGTTCGACCTCATCGAGGAGCGCGGCATCACGGTCATGTTCGGCGTCCCGGCGATGTTCAACGACATGATCAACCAGCCCGACGCGGCCGACCGGGACCTCTCCTCGCTCCGGTTCGCCAACTCCGGCGGCTCCAGCCTCCCGATGGAGGTGCTGGAGACGTTCGAGGAGCTGTTCGGCGTCGACCTCTACGAGGGCTACGGCCTCACCGAGACCTCGCCGGTCACGCACGCGAACCGGCCCGGCGCCCGCCGGAAGGGGAGCATCGGCCAGCCCATCGACGCCGTCGACGCCATGATCGTCGACCAGGAGTTCGAAGAGATGCCCCGGGTCGAGCGCGGCCCGGTCGACGAGGACGCGGCCGACCTCGACGAGGTCGTCGGTGAACTCGTCGTCGCCGGCCCGAACGTGATGCAGGGCTACTACGGGCTCCCCGAGGCGAACGAGGACGCGTTCACCGAGGCCGACGGCCGGCGCTGGTTCCACACCGGCGACCTCGGCTACTGGGACGAGGACGACTTCTTCTACGTCGTCGACCGGAAGAAGCACATGATCGTCACCGCGGGCTACAACGTCTACCCCCGCGAGGTCGAGGAGCTGCTCTACGAGCACGACGCCGTCGCCGACGCCGCCGTCGTCGGCGTCGAGGACGAGCGCCGCGGCCAGACCATCAAGGCGCTCATCGTCCCCGCCGCGGGCTACGAGCCCGCCGAGGACGTGACCGAGGCGGAGATCAAGCAGTACTGCCTCGACACGCTCGCCGAGTACAAGCACCCCCGGCTCGTCGAGTTCCGCGAGGAGCTTCCACGGACGGAGACGGGGAAGGTCCAGAAGTACGAACTGCGAGCCGACGACTGA
- a CDS encoding helix-turn-helix domain-containing protein — MSVVAQFTIPATQFVLGELLEVGSGPEIRLESVIPTGDSVVPYFWVGNEHADAVQAALEESEFVDEVTIVDGSQSETLFRVVWANDVDGLFGLIRDTDAALLEAEGLGDDWVFRMRFSERESLSEFYQACIEKGFTPDLEEVNSPFSSADISSFGVTEPQKEVLLAALENGYFDVPREINLTDLADDLDISDTAASQRIRRGMKTLLSGTLAAREKRETDSDDE; from the coding sequence ATGAGCGTTGTTGCTCAATTCACCATTCCCGCAACCCAGTTCGTCCTCGGTGAGCTACTCGAAGTCGGGAGCGGGCCCGAAATACGACTCGAATCAGTAATCCCGACTGGGGACTCGGTCGTGCCCTACTTCTGGGTGGGCAACGAACACGCCGATGCCGTCCAGGCGGCACTCGAAGAATCCGAGTTCGTCGACGAGGTTACGATCGTAGATGGCTCACAGTCAGAGACCCTGTTTCGCGTCGTGTGGGCCAACGATGTCGATGGATTATTCGGCCTTATCCGTGACACTGACGCCGCCCTGTTAGAGGCCGAGGGACTGGGTGACGACTGGGTCTTCCGGATGCGGTTCTCCGAGCGTGAGTCACTCTCCGAGTTCTATCAGGCCTGCATCGAGAAGGGGTTCACACCAGACTTAGAAGAAGTGAACAGCCCGTTCAGCTCTGCCGATATCAGCAGTTTCGGCGTCACCGAGCCCCAAAAAGAGGTACTTCTCGCCGCCCTGGAGAATGGTTACTTCGACGTTCCCCGGGAGATCAACCTTACCGACCTGGCCGACGATCTGGACATCTCGGATACGGCAGCGTCACAGCGCATCAGGCGCGGAATGAAGACGCTGCTGTCTGGCACGCTCGCGGCCCGTGAGAAGCGAGAGACGGACAGTGACGACGAGTAG
- a CDS encoding helix-turn-helix domain-containing protein, translated as MSLFVDVGLSVTAIPPGGIVPIQTDVTLELERVVPTASTTHFLWLVGENHHQFLEDLRGESAVESITVLDEFDDRVFVRLHWNVLENPFLDLLDESDVVLVEARGTADGWEATLRFPDEATLRTFYEASEQGEHGVELRAINGARVDERGGTDVLSPVQRETLEAAFEAGYYDVPRAITIAELAAQLDRSEQAVSEALRRATANYLRATLQQGEPSETDPDDEGEASGTTARTDAETDGDC; from the coding sequence ATGAGTCTCTTCGTCGACGTGGGCCTCTCTGTAACTGCAATCCCACCTGGTGGCATCGTCCCAATCCAGACTGACGTGACACTCGAACTCGAACGGGTCGTGCCGACGGCAAGCACAACACACTTTCTCTGGCTCGTCGGCGAGAACCACCACCAGTTCCTCGAGGACCTGCGAGGCGAGTCTGCTGTCGAGTCGATCACCGTACTCGACGAGTTCGACGACCGGGTGTTCGTTCGCCTCCACTGGAACGTACTGGAGAATCCGTTTCTCGACCTGCTCGACGAGAGTGACGTGGTCCTTGTGGAAGCACGGGGAACGGCGGATGGGTGGGAGGCCACACTCCGGTTTCCCGACGAAGCGACACTCAGAACCTTCTACGAGGCCAGTGAACAGGGTGAACACGGAGTCGAACTCCGTGCGATCAACGGTGCACGAGTCGACGAGCGTGGGGGCACGGACGTGCTCTCCCCCGTACAACGGGAGACGCTCGAGGCAGCCTTCGAGGCCGGGTACTACGACGTGCCACGGGCGATTACGATCGCCGAACTCGCAGCGCAACTCGACCGCTCAGAGCAGGCGGTCTCAGAGGCGCTCCGGCGAGCGACGGCGAATTATTTGCGGGCGACGCTGCAACAGGGAGAGCCGAGTGAGACCGACCCCGACGACGAGGGCGAGGCGAGCGGCACCACAGCTCGCACGGATGCCGAAACTGACGGTGACTGCTGA
- a CDS encoding HalOD1 output domain-containing protein, whose protein sequence is MTQTESSISARVVEAVARASGADSQALPPLHEAIEPDALEALYAHASADSAERTAPTVLFSYAGYEVSVRSATDIEVREPTVESAGSTET, encoded by the coding sequence ATGACTCAGACCGAGAGTTCGATCAGTGCTCGCGTCGTCGAGGCCGTCGCACGAGCCAGCGGAGCTGATTCACAGGCTCTGCCGCCGCTTCACGAAGCGATCGAACCTGACGCACTAGAGGCACTATACGCACACGCCAGCGCTGATTCGGCGGAGCGAACCGCCCCGACGGTCCTCTTCTCGTATGCAGGGTACGAGGTCAGTGTCCGGTCGGCCACCGATATCGAGGTCCGAGAGCCGACCGTCGAATCCGCTGGCTCGACCGAGACGTGA